In one Pseudodesulfovibrio tunisiensis genomic region, the following are encoded:
- a CDS encoding CTP synthase: MKTKFIFITGGVLSSLGKGLAAASIGALLQARGLKATIQKLDPYINVDPGTMNPFQHGEVYVTDDGAETDLDLGHYERYLGVSLSQKNNYTSGSIYNTVIQKERRGDYLGGTVQVIPHITDQIKEAVINMPNGEDVALIEIGGTVGDIEGLPFLEAIRQLKNDLGRENVLYIHLTLVPYMRAAGELKTKPTQHSVKELRSIGIQPDIILCRSEVTLDDSLKKKIAMFCDVDPDAVFSAIDVKNIYEVPLKYYEDGVDQKIAILLRLPAKNAELASWQNLVHTLQNPKGSVKIGIVGKYVDLTEAYKSLHEALIHGGVANEVQVELEYVNSEKVTAKNVAKKMQGLDGILVPGGFGARGVEGKILAIQYARENKVPFFGICLGMQCACIEFARNVLGLEGAHSEEFDPDTPHNIIYLMKEWYDFRTKKIEVRDEDSDKGGTMRLGAYPCKLRKDTKAYEAYQTVNIDERHRHRYEFNNEFIKRCEEGGLSFSGTAPDESLMEIVEIADHPWFLGCQFHPEFKSTPMRPHPLFREFIKAAKVNKDK, from the coding sequence ATGAAAACCAAGTTCATTTTTATTACCGGAGGAGTGCTTTCCTCTCTCGGTAAAGGCCTTGCCGCCGCTTCCATCGGCGCTCTGCTTCAGGCACGCGGCCTCAAGGCAACCATTCAGAAACTTGATCCGTACATCAATGTCGACCCGGGAACCATGAACCCGTTTCAGCATGGTGAAGTGTACGTGACCGACGACGGCGCCGAAACCGACCTGGACCTTGGCCATTACGAGCGTTATCTGGGCGTGTCCCTGAGCCAGAAGAACAATTACACTTCCGGTTCCATCTACAACACCGTCATTCAGAAGGAACGCCGCGGCGACTACCTCGGCGGCACTGTTCAGGTCATCCCGCACATCACCGACCAGATCAAGGAAGCCGTCATCAACATGCCCAACGGCGAAGACGTGGCCCTGATCGAAATCGGCGGTACCGTGGGCGACATCGAGGGACTGCCTTTTCTGGAAGCCATCCGTCAGCTCAAGAACGATCTGGGCCGGGAAAACGTCCTGTACATTCACCTTACTCTGGTCCCCTACATGCGCGCGGCGGGCGAACTCAAGACCAAGCCGACCCAGCATTCCGTCAAGGAACTGCGGAGCATCGGCATTCAGCCCGACATCATTCTGTGTCGCTCCGAGGTCACTCTGGACGACAGCCTCAAGAAGAAGATCGCCATGTTCTGCGACGTGGATCCGGATGCCGTGTTCTCCGCGATTGACGTCAAAAACATTTATGAAGTGCCGCTGAAGTACTACGAGGATGGCGTGGATCAGAAGATTGCCATCCTGCTTCGTCTTCCGGCCAAGAATGCCGAGCTCGCTTCCTGGCAGAACCTCGTGCACACTCTCCAGAACCCCAAGGGATCGGTCAAGATCGGCATTGTCGGCAAGTACGTCGACCTGACCGAGGCCTACAAGAGCCTGCACGAAGCCCTGATTCACGGTGGCGTGGCCAACGAGGTGCAGGTCGAGCTGGAATACGTGAACTCCGAAAAGGTCACGGCCAAGAACGTGGCCAAGAAGATGCAGGGACTGGATGGCATTCTGGTTCCCGGCGGCTTCGGAGCCCGTGGCGTGGAAGGCAAGATTCTCGCCATCCAGTATGCTCGCGAAAACAAGGTGCCCTTTTTCGGCATCTGCCTCGGCATGCAGTGCGCCTGCATTGAATTCGCCCGCAACGTGCTTGGTCTCGAAGGCGCGCATTCCGAGGAGTTCGATCCCGACACTCCGCACAACATCATCTATCTGATGAAGGAATGGTACGACTTCCGCACCAAGAAGATCGAAGTGCGCGACGAGGATTCCGACAAGGGCGGCACCATGCGTCTCGGCGCATACCCCTGCAAGCTCAGGAAGGACACCAAGGCGTATGAAGCCTACCAGACCGTGAACATCGACGAGCGCCATCGTCACCGCTATGAATTCAACAACGAATTCATCAAGCGCTGCGAAGAGGGCGGTCTGAGCTTTTCCGGCACGGCTCCGGACGAATCCCTGATGGAGATCGTGGAAATTGCTGATCATCCCTGGTTCCTGGGTTGCCAGTTCCACCCGGAATTCAAGTCCACCCCGATGCGTCCGCACCCCCTGTTCAGGGAGTTCATCAAGGCCGCAAAGGTAAACAAGGACAAGTAG
- the kdsA gene encoding 3-deoxy-8-phosphooctulonate synthase, with the protein MDLYTASKEGPFIIAGPCVIESREIVLETAEALAEIAGGLGLPLIFKSSFDKANRTSVTSYRGPGMEEGLRILEEVRNRTGLPVITDIHVPDQAAIVGKVVDVLQIPAFLCRQTDLLVAAAGTGRIINIKKGQFLAPWDMRNAVRKVRDSGNDRVWLTERGSTYGYNNLVVDFRSIPEMAKFDVPVVFDATHSVQLPGGLGTASGGQRQYVPVLAGAAVAAGANGVFMEVHPDPDKALCDGPNSLALRDVEKVLRRLKALWEISDAG; encoded by the coding sequence ATGGATTTGTACACCGCGAGCAAGGAAGGCCCGTTCATCATTGCCGGTCCTTGCGTCATCGAAAGCCGGGAAATAGTGCTTGAAACGGCCGAGGCTCTGGCGGAAATCGCCGGAGGCCTCGGCCTTCCCCTGATATTCAAGAGCTCTTTCGACAAGGCCAACAGGACTTCGGTAACCAGTTACCGCGGGCCGGGCATGGAGGAGGGGCTTCGAATTCTGGAGGAAGTCAGGAACAGAACCGGTTTGCCCGTGATTACGGACATTCACGTCCCGGATCAGGCCGCAATTGTCGGCAAGGTCGTGGACGTGCTGCAGATTCCGGCCTTTCTCTGCCGCCAGACCGACTTGCTGGTTGCCGCAGCAGGGACCGGACGCATCATCAACATCAAGAAGGGGCAGTTTCTGGCCCCCTGGGATATGCGAAACGCAGTTCGGAAGGTGCGGGATTCCGGCAATGACCGCGTCTGGTTGACCGAACGCGGGTCCACGTACGGGTACAACAATCTCGTGGTGGACTTCCGGTCCATTCCGGAAATGGCCAAATTCGACGTGCCCGTGGTGTTCGACGCCACGCATTCCGTTCAGTTGCCCGGCGGACTGGGCACCGCTTCGGGAGGCCAGCGCCAGTATGTCCCGGTACTGGCCGGGGCAGCCGTGGCCGCTGGCGCGAACGGCGTGTTCATGGAGGTGCATCCCGATCCGGACAAGGCGCTTTGCGACGGCCCCAACAGTCTGGCTCTGCGGGATGTCGAAAAGGTGCTGCGTCGCCTCAAGGCCCTCTGGGAGATTTCCGATGCCGGATAA
- a CDS encoding KdsC family phosphatase, which produces MPDNARERAAKIKLLVLDVDGVLTDGGLYYDADGRVMKRFNVQDGLGIKLAQAAGVEVGVITGLNHKAVETRVRELGIEHYYPGKRRKLPLFQEMCEKVGVTADQAAFLGDDWVDVGVMRKVGLSMAVNNAVPEVLKEAHWVSTRAGGHGAVREAVQFILDAQGLLDGLWQKWAD; this is translated from the coding sequence ATGCCGGATAATGCAAGGGAAAGAGCCGCGAAAATCAAGCTGCTCGTGCTGGATGTCGATGGCGTGCTTACGGACGGCGGTCTCTATTACGATGCCGATGGCAGAGTCATGAAACGCTTCAATGTTCAGGATGGTCTCGGCATCAAGCTGGCGCAGGCCGCCGGGGTGGAGGTCGGGGTGATTACCGGCCTGAACCACAAGGCCGTGGAAACCCGTGTCCGCGAACTCGGCATAGAACATTACTATCCGGGAAAGCGACGGAAGCTGCCGCTGTTTCAGGAAATGTGCGAAAAGGTCGGCGTCACTGCGGATCAGGCCGCATTTCTGGGCGACGATTGGGTCGATGTGGGTGTCATGCGCAAAGTCGGGCTTTCCATGGCCGTGAATAACGCTGTGCCCGAGGTTCTCAAGGAAGCCCACTGGGTTTCCACCCGAGCCGGAGGGCATGGGGCTGTACGCGAGGCCGTGCAATTCATCCTCGACGCACAGGGCCTGCTGGACGGTCTCTGGCAAAAGTGGGCTGACTAG
- the lptC gene encoding LPS export ABC transporter periplasmic protein LptC, whose protein sequence is MKGRPALVLLLIFASGLALGIAVKAYFFSTPPRPAKQVRPVVSQAERAVANATVSAEDVELVQGRDGVMQWKILAAEAKYNQEMKYIVVKRPQLQAYFGKDRQEVYVKAATGEVDQQNDNLMLHDEVKGRFGPFTLDAGQLDYVGAIEKVYLKGGVAVKRPDMLVKAMAVEIDLVSRQMIAAGGVTALLAPEGIEESPFYEAQNKE, encoded by the coding sequence ATGAAAGGGCGTCCTGCTCTGGTTCTACTCCTGATATTCGCCTCGGGGCTTGCTCTGGGCATTGCTGTCAAGGCGTACTTTTTTTCCACTCCGCCTCGGCCTGCCAAGCAGGTCCGTCCCGTTGTTTCCCAGGCAGAACGCGCCGTTGCCAATGCCACGGTTTCCGCCGAGGATGTTGAACTGGTGCAGGGCCGGGATGGGGTCATGCAGTGGAAGATTCTTGCGGCCGAAGCCAAATACAATCAGGAAATGAAATATATTGTGGTCAAACGACCGCAGTTGCAGGCTTATTTTGGCAAAGACCGTCAGGAAGTCTATGTCAAGGCGGCAACCGGCGAAGTGGACCAGCAAAATGACAACCTCATGCTGCACGATGAAGTCAAGGGCCGCTTCGGTCCGTTTACTCTGGATGCCGGGCAGCTTGATTATGTCGGTGCCATTGAAAAGGTATACCTCAAGGGCGGAGTGGCCGTGAAACGGCCGGATATGCTGGTGAAGGCCATGGCCGTGGAAATCGATCTCGTGTCGCGTCAGATGATCGCGGCTGGCGGGGTGACCGCTCTTTTGGCCCCGGAAGGCATTGAAGAAAGTCCCTTTTACGAAGCACAGAACAAGGAGTAA
- the lptA gene encoding lipopolysaccharide transport periplasmic protein LptA → MKTTRIASFAILLTFLAAFSAMAGEWGEIRAASVNLNVREARSPKSAHVLTLTKGEQVRVDFARDGWIAVFDLKETVRDEKRALGYANAKYLVAVPESAKVVNTPAKQPEAVPEPEGEGELTAAVAVEPPAAVKPLGADPQKAPVKITADRMTYDEKNKVVSFVGNVKARHGKLILDADRLSAFFSSANDKAFSVDSVDRIVANGNVRARKDNTEGSCETVTYHVEKQLLRMEGNPVLKDGPNSIAGEVINFYVRENRSEVVGGSKKRVEAIFLTPKIKVD, encoded by the coding sequence ATGAAAACGACCCGAATCGCATCTTTCGCCATACTGCTGACGTTTCTCGCCGCTTTTTCCGCCATGGCCGGGGAGTGGGGAGAAATTCGGGCCGCCTCGGTGAATCTCAATGTGCGAGAGGCGCGTAGTCCCAAGTCCGCGCATGTGCTGACCCTGACCAAGGGGGAACAGGTACGCGTGGATTTTGCCAGGGATGGATGGATTGCCGTGTTTGATCTCAAGGAAACCGTCAGGGACGAAAAACGCGCCTTGGGATATGCCAATGCCAAATATCTGGTTGCCGTTCCCGAGTCCGCGAAAGTCGTGAATACTCCGGCAAAACAGCCGGAAGCCGTCCCCGAACCCGAAGGGGAGGGCGAACTGACTGCGGCGGTGGCCGTGGAACCTCCGGCAGCAGTCAAGCCTTTGGGAGCTGATCCCCAAAAGGCCCCGGTCAAGATTACGGCCGACCGCATGACCTATGATGAAAAAAACAAGGTCGTGTCCTTTGTTGGCAATGTGAAGGCCAGGCACGGCAAGCTGATCCTCGATGCGGACAGACTCTCCGCCTTCTTTTCCTCGGCCAATGACAAGGCGTTCAGCGTGGACAGCGTTGACCGTATCGTGGCCAACGGCAATGTCCGGGCTCGCAAGGACAACACGGAAGGCTCCTGTGAAACCGTCACCTACCATGTGGAAAAGCAGTTGCTTCGCATGGAGGGAAATCCGGTTCTCAAGGACGGTCCCAATTCCATTGCCGGTGAAGTCATCAATTTCTACGTGCGTGAAAACCGCAGCGAAGTCGTGGGCGGCAGCAAGAAGCGCGTTGAAGCCATCTTCCTGACTCCCAAGATCAAGGTGGACTAA
- the lptB gene encoding LPS export ABC transporter ATP-binding protein produces MSKGLAAKGLAKRYGQREVVHGISLEVNPKEVVGLLGPNGAGKTTTFYMLVGIVKPNAGEVSLHGKPITGLPLHERARLGVSYLPQESSIFKKLTVRQNLEIILEQTDMTRAQQRARADELLEMFTITKLQDQASMFLSGGERRRLEIARALILDPDFILLDEPFAGIDPIAVIDIQEIISVLKSMGIGVLISDHNVRETLSICDRAYLVYEGAVILEGAPEEIVQNSQARQIYLGEDFRL; encoded by the coding sequence ATGTCCAAAGGACTTGCTGCAAAAGGGCTGGCCAAACGCTACGGCCAACGCGAGGTGGTGCACGGCATCAGCCTTGAGGTCAATCCCAAGGAAGTCGTGGGACTTCTCGGTCCCAACGGCGCGGGGAAAACCACGACGTTCTACATGCTTGTCGGCATTGTCAAACCCAATGCCGGCGAGGTGTCGCTGCATGGCAAGCCCATCACCGGCCTTCCTCTTCATGAACGCGCACGCCTCGGCGTGAGCTATCTTCCCCAGGAAAGCTCCATCTTCAAGAAGCTGACCGTCCGCCAGAATCTGGAGATCATTCTGGAACAGACCGACATGACCCGGGCTCAGCAGCGGGCCCGCGCCGACGAGCTGCTGGAGATGTTTACCATCACCAAACTTCAGGATCAGGCCTCCATGTTCCTGTCCGGCGGCGAACGTCGTCGTCTGGAAATCGCCCGGGCCCTGATTCTGGACCCGGATTTCATCCTGCTCGACGAACCGTTTGCCGGCATTGACCCCATTGCGGTCATCGACATTCAGGAAATCATTTCCGTGCTCAAGAGCATGGGCATCGGCGTATTGATTTCCGACCACAATGTGCGCGAGACCCTGAGTATCTGCGACCGCGCCTATCTCGTTTACGAAGGCGCGGTCATTCTGGAGGGAGCTCCCGAGGAAATCGTCCAGAACAGTCAGGCTCGGCAGATATATCTCGGCGAGGATTTTCGCCTGTAA
- the rpoN gene encoding RNA polymerase factor sigma-54, with the protein MGLELRQQLKLSQQLVMTPQLQQAIKLLQLSRLELVETVQQELLENPFLDESETDPIEPQHESDPNEKLSESQENEELVRNADWENYLGEFSSTSKQAQVRETDHPEEGLSFEARLASKPSLEGHLSWQIHLSDFTEQDLAICEVILGNLDSKGYLQASIQEIQCMVSAPEESIEAVIKRIQRLDPVGVASRTPQECLMVQMEFFKMDEDPILVSLVTEHLEDLEKHRYKPLARKFKISLEELKGYLDEIQKLDPMPGTNFSSTEPYYVSPDVFVYRYGDDFVIILNEDGLPRLQMNSFYMDSLDAAPAKDKEYFQEKMRSAAWLMKSLYQRQRTLYKVVESIVRFQREFFMNGVTKLKPLILKEVAEDISMHESTVSRITTNKYVSTSHGIFELKFFFNSALDLGDGSQVGSESVKALIKKMIAEEDPKKPLSDERIGEILKEKLDVNIARRTVAKYRSAMDIPSSSKRKQFF; encoded by the coding sequence ATGGGACTGGAACTCAGACAACAACTCAAGCTTTCGCAACAACTGGTCATGACTCCCCAGTTGCAGCAGGCCATCAAGCTGCTGCAACTCTCGCGTTTGGAATTGGTTGAAACGGTTCAGCAGGAACTTCTGGAAAACCCGTTTCTGGACGAATCGGAAACGGACCCCATCGAACCGCAGCATGAAAGCGACCCCAACGAAAAGCTGAGCGAATCCCAGGAAAACGAGGAACTGGTCCGCAATGCGGACTGGGAAAACTATCTCGGTGAATTTTCAAGTACCTCGAAGCAGGCTCAGGTCCGGGAAACGGACCACCCTGAAGAAGGGCTCTCCTTTGAAGCCCGTCTGGCATCGAAACCTTCTCTCGAAGGCCATCTGAGCTGGCAGATTCATCTTTCCGATTTCACGGAACAGGACCTTGCCATCTGTGAAGTCATTCTGGGCAATCTGGACAGCAAGGGATATCTCCAGGCCTCCATTCAGGAAATACAATGCATGGTTTCCGCTCCGGAAGAGAGCATCGAGGCCGTGATCAAACGCATCCAGCGGCTTGATCCGGTGGGCGTGGCATCCCGCACCCCGCAGGAATGTCTGATGGTCCAGATGGAGTTTTTCAAAATGGACGAAGACCCCATTCTGGTCTCGCTGGTTACCGAGCATCTGGAGGACCTTGAAAAGCATCGCTACAAGCCCCTTGCACGCAAGTTCAAGATTTCATTGGAAGAACTCAAGGGCTATCTGGATGAAATCCAGAAGCTCGACCCCATGCCCGGGACTAATTTCAGCAGTACCGAACCATATTACGTCAGCCCGGATGTCTTCGTGTACCGCTACGGCGACGATTTCGTCATCATCCTGAACGAGGACGGACTGCCTCGGCTGCAGATGAATTCCTTCTACATGGACAGCCTGGACGCGGCTCCGGCCAAGGACAAGGAATACTTTCAGGAAAAGATGCGTTCGGCTGCATGGCTCATGAAAAGCCTGTACCAGCGGCAGCGCACCTTGTATAAGGTAGTTGAGAGCATAGTCCGCTTTCAACGCGAGTTCTTCATGAACGGGGTGACCAAACTCAAGCCCCTCATCCTCAAGGAGGTCGCCGAGGACATCAGCATGCACGAATCCACTGTCAGCCGGATTACCACCAACAAGTATGTGTCCACGTCGCACGGAATCTTCGAATTGAAGTTTTTCTTCAACAGTGCGCTGGACCTGGGTGACGGCTCTCAGGTGGGCTCTGAAAGCGTCAAGGCGCTCATCAAGAAGATGATCGCCGAGGAAGATCCCAAGAAGCCGCTGAGCGACGAACGCATCGGCGAGATTCTCAAGGAAAAGCTGGACGTGAACATCGCCCGACGCACCGTGGCCAAGTATCGTTCCGCAATGGACATTCCGTCCTCTTCCAAGCGCAAGCAGTTTTTTTAA
- the hpf gene encoding ribosome hibernation-promoting factor, HPF/YfiA family: MNISFTFKNFEPSDHLKGYANKRFEKLGKFFTGDEVAELQVNLLVEKFRHKADIVLTADNIHISAFESSEDMYSTIDMVLDKVEAQLRKMREKMKGRSKMARGNKTVQMNVLSFDDLSGERTPSIELTSEYEPKPMSVDEAAMQLETMDHEFLVFRNAETEGVNVIYKRKNGDFGLIEPGF, from the coding sequence ATGAACATCAGCTTCACCTTTAAGAATTTCGAACCGTCCGATCATCTCAAGGGCTATGCAAACAAGCGGTTTGAAAAGCTTGGAAAGTTTTTCACCGGCGACGAGGTTGCCGAACTGCAGGTGAATTTGCTGGTAGAAAAGTTTCGCCACAAGGCGGACATCGTGCTTACCGCCGACAATATTCATATCTCGGCCTTCGAATCTTCCGAAGACATGTATTCCACCATCGACATGGTGCTGGACAAGGTTGAAGCCCAGCTCAGAAAGATGCGTGAAAAGATGAAGGGCCGCAGCAAGATGGCGCGCGGCAACAAGACCGTGCAAATGAACGTCCTCAGCTTTGATGACCTCAGCGGCGAACGTACGCCGTCGATCGAGCTGACTTCCGAATATGAACCAAAGCCCATGAGCGTGGACGAAGCCGCCATGCAGCTTGAAACCATGGATCACGAATTCCTGGTGTTCCGCAATGCGGAAACCGAAGGCGTCAATGTCATCTACAAGCGCAAGAACGGGGATTTCGGACTGATCGAACCTGGATTCTGA
- a CDS encoding PTS sugar transporter subunit IIA — protein sequence MILGDYLDKKLIFPNLVSSTKSEVLKELVAPLGEAYSELDANEAVRVLLEREGLGSTGIGDGIAIPHGKLDDLDRILVLVGRSSEGVEFDALDHKPCHIFFLVLAPAQVAGMHLRILAHISRLLRDSSFRQEFMDAVDADTLWNLLKNA from the coding sequence ATGATACTTGGTGATTACCTGGACAAGAAACTCATCTTTCCGAACCTCGTTTCCTCGACAAAGTCCGAGGTACTGAAAGAACTTGTCGCCCCCTTGGGCGAAGCATATTCCGAGTTGGACGCGAACGAGGCCGTTCGCGTCCTTCTCGAACGTGAAGGGCTTGGTTCCACCGGCATCGGAGATGGAATCGCCATCCCCCACGGCAAACTCGACGATCTGGACAGGATTCTCGTTCTGGTGGGACGCAGCAGCGAAGGGGTGGAGTTCGATGCGCTCGATCACAAACCCTGCCACATCTTCTTTCTCGTGCTTGCTCCGGCTCAGGTGGCGGGAATGCATCTGCGCATTCTGGCGCATATTTCCCGGCTCCTGCGCGATTCCTCGTTCAGACAGGAATTCATGGATGCCGTGGATGCAGATACCCTCTGGAACCTGCTCAAGAACGCGTAA
- the rapZ gene encoding RNase adapter RapZ yields the protein MSPRNTFPVIVVTGISGSGKSTALRVFEDLGYFCIDGLPAGMVPKLAELFSGQDKKHRGLVLGMDLRQPDFPRRWEDVVSQLQEQQAAVQVVFLEARMDTLVRRYATTRRPHPLETRDLGLEQALERERDLLDPVRQTAALVIDTTGYSIHDLRRVIQEKWAAFDEEAKGMRVHVISFGFKYGVPREADLVFDLRFLPNPYFDEKLKQLSGKDAAVSKYVLQGQPGSEFLDRYLDFLEYILPLYAEEGRYRMTLALGCTGGRHRSVAVAEAVYARLKDKGYAASIEHRHLELG from the coding sequence ATGTCTCCGCGCAACACTTTTCCCGTCATCGTGGTCACCGGCATTTCCGGCTCCGGAAAAAGCACGGCTCTCCGGGTATTCGAAGATCTCGGATATTTCTGCATTGACGGCCTGCCAGCGGGCATGGTGCCCAAGCTGGCCGAACTTTTTTCCGGACAGGACAAAAAGCATCGAGGTCTGGTATTGGGCATGGACCTGCGCCAGCCCGATTTCCCTCGGCGCTGGGAAGACGTCGTCAGCCAGTTGCAGGAGCAGCAGGCAGCGGTTCAGGTGGTCTTTCTGGAAGCGCGAATGGACACGCTCGTGCGACGGTACGCCACCACCCGTCGCCCGCATCCTCTGGAAACCCGGGATTTGGGACTGGAGCAGGCGCTGGAGCGGGAACGCGACCTGTTGGACCCCGTCCGGCAGACCGCAGCTCTGGTCATCGACACCACGGGGTATTCCATCCATGACCTCAGACGCGTGATTCAGGAGAAGTGGGCGGCATTCGATGAAGAGGCCAAGGGAATGCGGGTTCATGTCATTTCCTTCGGTTTCAAATACGGAGTGCCTCGGGAAGCTGATCTGGTTTTTGATCTTCGTTTCCTGCCGAACCCGTATTTTGATGAAAAACTGAAGCAGCTTTCGGGCAAGGATGCAGCGGTTTCGAAATATGTTCTGCAAGGGCAGCCCGGCTCGGAATTTCTCGACCGCTATCTTGATTTTCTGGAATACATCCTTCCCCTGTATGCGGAAGAAGGGCGATACAGGATGACGTTGGCACTGGGATGCACTGGCGGCAGGCACAGGTCCGTTGCCGTGGCCGAAGCCGTGTATGCACGGCTCAAGGACAAGGGCTACGCGGCATCCATCGAACACAGGCACCTTGAACTGGGTTGA
- a CDS encoding PTS sugar transporter subunit IIA: MANELVQAAQTILGPQEKCFAVGVDVNRGVDETLEEVRGAIRNAGDQCGVLIMTDLFGGSPTTMSLSLLKSETIEVVTGVNLPMVISAIQGRKMNLEKLASTVKDAGQQGIMVAGAMLRRKTRK, from the coding sequence ATGGCGAATGAACTTGTCCAGGCGGCCCAGACCATTCTGGGACCACAGGAAAAATGCTTTGCCGTGGGGGTGGACGTCAACCGCGGCGTTGATGAAACTCTGGAAGAGGTGAGAGGAGCCATCCGAAATGCCGGGGATCAATGCGGCGTTCTGATCATGACGGATCTTTTTGGCGGTTCTCCCACCACAATGAGCCTTTCGCTGCTCAAATCCGAAACCATCGAGGTTGTTACCGGCGTGAATCTGCCCATGGTCATATCCGCCATTCAGGGACGCAAGATGAATCTGGAAAAGCTGGCCAGCACTGTAAAGGATGCCGGACAGCAGGGCATCATGGTTGCCGGAGCCATGCTGCGTCGCAAAACGAGGAAGTAG
- a CDS encoding PTS sugar transporter subunit IIB: MTVTLVRIDNRLIHGQIIETWLPFTGAGMVIVANDELAGDILQQEIMSLAIPATTASLFVPVEALASEIDSLPGKPEDLLVLFSTCSDAKRAYEHGFSFEQLNIGNVHYSPGKKQISPSVALSEEDEGCLRMLKRQGVTLDFRCVPNDPVQVRF, from the coding sequence ATGACCGTCACTCTGGTACGCATAGACAACCGGCTTATTCACGGTCAGATCATTGAAACCTGGCTGCCCTTCACCGGAGCAGGCATGGTGATCGTGGCAAACGACGAACTGGCCGGAGACATTTTGCAGCAGGAGATAATGTCCCTTGCAATTCCAGCGACCACGGCAAGCCTTTTCGTGCCTGTCGAAGCTCTTGCCTCCGAAATAGATTCGCTGCCCGGCAAGCCGGAAGACCTGCTTGTGCTTTTTTCCACATGCTCGGATGCCAAGCGTGCTTACGAGCATGGGTTCTCCTTTGAGCAGCTCAATATCGGGAATGTGCACTATTCCCCCGGGAAAAAACAGATTTCTCCCAGTGTCGCTCTGTCGGAAGAGGATGAAGGATGTCTGAGAATGCTGAAACGGCAGGGAGTTACCCTGGATTTCCGGTGTGTCCCCAATGATCCGGTGCAGGTGAGGTTTTAG
- a CDS encoding manganese-dependent inorganic pyrophosphatase, with protein sequence MAILVVGHKNPDTDTIASAIAVADLWTKRGMEAKAIAQGELAPESAFVLGKFGLQAPEIVTDATDQKIILVDHSDLNQSLDNLAKGEVLGVVDHHKLGDVTTPNPLEMWVWPVGCTGTVIKAMYDFYGIEVPANIAGILLCAILSDTVMFKSVTCTDADKAAVEALAKIAGVADVNALGMEMFKVKSAVDGAAPSELVFRDYKDFDMSGNKIGIGQLEVVDLSMLDAHKEALQAEIEKVKADGRHSVFLLLTDIMKEGSEMLIASDDATVVQKAFGVSVDGKSVWLDGVMSRKKQVVPNFEKAFSA encoded by the coding sequence ATGGCTATCTTGGTAGTTGGACACAAAAATCCCGATACCGACACCATCGCTTCCGCGATCGCTGTCGCTGACCTGTGGACCAAACGCGGCATGGAAGCCAAGGCTATCGCTCAGGGCGAACTCGCTCCCGAAAGCGCCTTTGTTCTGGGGAAATTCGGCCTGCAGGCTCCCGAAATCGTGACCGATGCCACCGATCAGAAGATCATTCTGGTTGACCACTCCGATCTGAACCAGTCCCTCGACAATCTGGCCAAGGGTGAAGTGCTGGGCGTTGTGGACCACCACAAGCTGGGTGACGTGACCACCCCCAATCCGCTGGAAATGTGGGTCTGGCCCGTGGGCTGCACCGGTACCGTGATCAAGGCCATGTACGATTTCTACGGCATCGAGGTTCCGGCCAACATCGCTGGCATCCTGCTCTGTGCCATCCTGAGCGACACCGTCATGTTCAAGTCCGTGACCTGCACCGACGCTGACAAGGCCGCTGTGGAAGCTCTGGCCAAGATCGCCGGCGTTGCCGACGTGAACGCTCTGGGCATGGAAATGTTCAAGGTCAAATCCGCTGTTGACGGCGCTGCTCCCAGCGAGCTGGTGTTCCGTGACTACAAGGATTTCGACATGTCCGGCAACAAGATCGGCATCGGCCAGCTGGAAGTGGTTGATCTGTCCATGCTGGACGCCCACAAGGAAGCCCTTCAGGCCGAGATCGAAAAGGTGAAGGCTGACGGTCGTCATTCCGTCTTCCTGCTCCTGACCGACATCATGAAGGAAGGCTCCGAGATGCTGATCGCTTCCGACGACGCTACCGTCGTTCAGAAGGCCTTTGGCGTGTCCGTCGACGGCAAGTCCGTGTGGCTGGACGGCGTCATGAGCCGCAAGAAGCAGGTCGTCCCCAATTTCGAAAAGGCCTTCTCCGCCTAA